The Humulus lupulus chromosome 3, drHumLupu1.1, whole genome shotgun sequence genome window below encodes:
- the LOC133821898 gene encoding LEAF RUST 10 DISEASE-RESISTANCE LOCUS RECEPTOR-LIKE PROTEIN KINASE-like 2.4, whose amino-acid sequence MLKMALIPLFVLFFLITHSVLPSSAQEEVEFPFSNMMNTECGVLKVKCSEDGRRIQLKPEGHWYRIENISWPHSIVSIVVKDKAEPEDLLDHCKLMNEYSLPSPTDDSSLFSSDKFTAENSSTLYKCSHKHRHKLGATRKDLYPTECGDYDFYCILPNMSFPYYKPQCQNITLPFSLPPLFHHDHPLLINVTFRLNISLECHNILPNQFQCASPSPKVVSGLSKQQKLGLAVAFGQIGILVIMLIYCFRKKHNHDHQSIEAFLKNCGPLQIRRYSYSNIKKMTNSFKEKLGQGGFGSVYKGKLHDGHFVAVKMLNELKANDGEDFINEVAAISRTSHVNVVRLLGFCFEGAKKALIYEFMPNGSLEKFVYDEDETKESYQLDWETYYQISLGTARGLEYLHRGCNRRILHFDIKPHNILLDADFVPKISDFGLAKICTRKDSLVSMLGPRGTIGYIAPEVFSRYFGGVSHKSDVYSYGMMVLEMVGGRKNINNRVDNISELYFLQWIYERLELKELGLKRIISEEDNVKSRKMIMTSLWCIQTNPSSRPTMSRVIEMLEGSPDSLKVPPKPFLSSPPRSSPSHSSNTLVSLQV is encoded by the exons ATGTTGAAGATGGCTCTGATTCCTCTGTTTGTTCTCTTCTTTCTCATCACTCATTCTGTGCTTCCAAGCTCCGCTCAAGAAGAAGTTGAGTTCCCTTTTAGCAATATGATGAACACTGAATGTGGGGTGCTCAAAGTGAAATGTTCAGAAGATGGACGGAGGATCCAATTGAAACCAGAAGGGCACTGGTATAGAATTGAGAACATCTCTTGGCCACATTCTATAGTTTCTATTGTCGTCAAGGACAAAGCAGAGCCCGAGGATTTACTCGATCATTGTAAATTGATGAATGAATACTCCCTTCCCAGCCCTACTGATGATTCATCGCTCTTCTCTTCCGATAAATTTACAGCTGAGAACTCATCAACGCTTTACAAATGCAGCCACAAGCACAGACACAAGCTTGGCGCTACCAGGAAAGATCTTTACCCAACTGAGTGCGGAGACTATGATTTCTACTGCATTCTTCCAAACATGAGTTTCCCATACTACAAACCACAATGTCAAAATATCACGCTTCCATTTTCTCTTCCACCTCTATTTCATCATGATCATCCACTTCTTATTAATGTCACTTTTCGATTGAATATAAGTCTCGAATGCCACAATATTCTCCCAAATCAATTTCAGTGTGCTTCACCCTCGCCAAAAG TTGTTTCAGGACTAAGCAAGCAACAAAAGTTGGGACTAG CGGTTGCTTTTGGTCAAATTGGGATACTTGTGATTATGTTGATCTACTGCTTTAGGAAGAAACATAATCATGATCATCAAAGTATTGAGGCATTCCTAAAGAACTGTGGTCCCCTTCAAATTAGAAGATACAGTTATTCGAATATTAAGAAAATGACAAACTCATTCAAAGAAAAACTAGGCCAAGGAGGCTTTGGTAGTGTTTACAAAGGAAAATTACATGATGGACATTTTGTTGCTGTGAAGATGTTAAATGAATTGAAAGCCAATGATGGAGAAGACTTCATTAACGAGGTCGCAGCAATCAGCAGAACTTCCCATGTCAACGTTGTCAGATTGTTAGGATTTTGTTTTGAGGGTGCTAAAAAGGCTCTCATCTATGAGTTCATGCCAAATGGTTCTCTTGAAAAATTTGTGTACGATGAAGATGAAACTAAAGAAAGTTATCAATTGGATTGGGAAACATACTATCAAATTTCACTTGGCACTGCGAGAGGACTAGAGTATTTGCATCGAGGTTGTAACAGACGGATTTTACATTTTGACATTAAACCTCATAACATCCTTCTTGATGCAGACTTTGTTCCCAAAATATCAGATTTTGGCCTAGCCAAAATCTGCACAAGGAAAGATAGTCTAGTTTCAATGTTGGGCCCAAGAGGTACTATTGGGTATATTGCTCCAGAAGTTTTCTCTAGATACTTTGGAGGGGTTTCCCACAAGTCTGATGTCTATAGTTATGGAATGATGGTTCTAGAAATGGTGGGAGGAagaaaaaatatcaataataGAGTTGATAACATCAGTGAATTATATTTTCTGCAATGGATCTACGAGCGCCTTGAGCTTAAAGAACTAGGACTCAAGAGAATTATAAGTGAAGAAGACAATGTAAAATCGAGGAAGATGATTATGACAAGCTTGTGGTGCATACAGACTAATCCCTCAAGCCGACCAACAATGAGTAGAGTCATAGAAATGTTGGAAGGTAGCCCTGACTCCTTGAAAGTACCACCTAAGCCTTTCTTGTCCTCCCCACCAAGATCATCACCATCTCATTCTTCTAACACACTTGTATCTCTACAAGTATAG